One window of Globicephala melas chromosome 2, mGloMel1.2, whole genome shotgun sequence genomic DNA carries:
- the ISL2 gene encoding insulin gene enhancer protein ISL-2 yields the protein MVDIIFHYPFLGTMGDHSKKKPGTAMCVGCGSQIHDQFILRVSPDLEWHAACLKCAECSQYLDETCTCFVRDGKTYCKRDYVRLFGIKCAKCQVGFSSSDLVMRARDSVYHIECFRCSVCSRQLLPGDEFSLREHELLCRADHGLLLERAAAGSPRSPGPLPGARGLHLPDPGSGRQPSLRPNVHKQTEKTTRVRTVLNEKQLHTLRTCYAANPRPDALMKEQLVEMTGLSPRVIRVWFQNKRCKDKKKSILMKQLQQQQHNDKTSLQGLTGTPLVAGSPIRHESAVQGSAVEVQTYQPPWKALSEFALQSDLDQPAFQQLVSFSESGSLGNSSGSDVTSLSSQLPDTPNSMVPSPVET from the exons ATGGtggatattatttttcattatcctTTTCTGGGTACTATGGGGGATCATTCCAAGA AGAAGCCCGGGACGGCCATGTGCGTGGGCTGCGGGAGTCAGATCCACGACCAGTTTATCCTGCGGGTGTCGCCCGACCTCGAGTGGCACGCCGCCTGCCTCAAGTGCGCCGAGTGCAGCCAGTACCTGGACGAGACGTGCACGTGCTTCGTGAGAGACGGGAAGACCTACTGCAAGCGGGACTACGTCAG GCTCTTCGGCATCAAGTGCGCCAAGTGCCAGGTGGGCTTCAGCAGCAGCGATCTGGTGATGCGGGCGCGGGACAGCGTGTACCACATCGAGTGTTTCCGCTGTTCCGTGTGCAGCCGCCAGCTGCTGCCCGGCGACGAGTTCTCGCTGCGGGAGCACGAGCTGCTCTGCCGCGCCGACCACGGCCTCCTGCTCGAGCGTGCTGCGGCCGGCAGCCCGCGCAGCCCCGGCCCGCTCCCCGGCGCCCGCGGCCTGCATCTACCAG ACCCGGGATCGGGCCGGCAGCCCTCGCTGCGTCCGAACGTGCACAAACAGACCGAGAAGACAACCCGCGTGCGGACCGTGCTCAACGAGAAGCAGCTGCACACTCTGCGGACGTGCTACGCCGCTAACCCGCGGCCCGACGCGCTCATGAAGGAGCAGCTGGTGGAGATGACCGGCCTGAGCCCGCGGGTCATACGCGTCTGGTTCCAGAACAAGCGGTGCAAGGACAAGAAGAAATCCATCCTCAtgaagcagctgcagcagcagcagcacaatGACAAGACG AGCCTGCAGGGACTGACCGGGACGCCCCTGGTGGCGGGCAGCCCCATCCGTCACGAGAGCGCCGTGCAGGGCAGTGCAGTTGAGGTGCAGACGTACCAGCCGCCATGGAAAGCGCTCAGCGAGTTCGCCCTCCAGAGTGACCTGGACCAACCCGCCTTCCAGCAGCTG GTCTCCTTCTCTGAGTCTGGCTCCCTAGGCAACTCCTCCGGCAGCGACGTGACCTCCCTGTCCTCGCAGCTCCCGGACACCCCCAACAGCATGGTGCCAAGTCCCGTGGAAACGTGA